The following coding sequences lie in one Anoplolepis gracilipes chromosome 4, ASM4749672v1, whole genome shotgun sequence genomic window:
- the LOC140665394 gene encoding very long chain fatty acid elongase 1 isoform X3, whose translation MSTDIFKLESQCEKNFANLSSKNMEIMNIYHYLIEEISDPRVSDWLFMSNPLSIALISLAYLSFVLYFGPRYMKNRKPYALKKTMICYNISVAIANLVIFYGILTSGYTTHLSMGCEPFVISNDPMSLSMARWVWWILILKITELADTVIFILRKKYNQTSFLHIYHHTITLFLAWISCKYAPGGMWTFIMLPNCAVHVIMYMYYFCACLGPEMQNIVTPWKKYMTRLQLIQFAIMVAHTFQALLPSCEPARKPLAYIYMSQIAIMFYMFLDYYRKSYLRKKIE comes from the exons ATGTcgacagatatttttaaattggaaTCACaatgtgagaaaaattttgcaaatcttTCTTCGAAG AATATGGAAATTATGAACATTTATCACTATCTCATCGAAGAAATTTCGG ATCCTAGAGTTTCTGATTGGCTGTTTATGTCAAATCCGCTTAGTATAGCACTAATTTCACTCGcttatttatcttttgtaCTTTATTTTGGACCACGTTACATGAAGAACAGAAAACCTTACGCGCTTAAAAAGACTATGATTTGTTACAATATTTCTGTCGCAATTGCAAatcttgttatattttatggt ATACTTACCTCGGGTTATACGACGCATCTTTCCATGGGATGTGAGCCTTTTGTAATTTCAAATGATCCTATGTCGCTTAGC atggCTCGATGGGTATGGTggattttaattctaaaaatcacCGAGCTTGCAGATACCGTAATTTTTAtccttagaaaaaaatataatcaaacgTCATTTCTTCACATATATCATCATACAATTACTCTTTTTTTGGCGTGGATCTCTTGTAAATATGCACCTG GTGGCATGTGGACCTTTATAATGTTACCTAATTGCGCCGTGCACGTAATCATGTACATGTATTATTTCTGTGCTTGTTTGGGGCCcgaaatgcaaaatatagtCACTCCTTGGAAGAAATATATGACACGTTTGCAACTG atCCAATTTGCTATCATGGTGGCCCATACGTTCCAAGCACTTCTACCATCCTGCGAGCCAGCGCGGAAACCATTAGCATACATTTACATGTCTCAAATTGCCATTATGTTCTATATGTTCTTAGACTATTATAGGAAGTCGtacttgagaaaaaaaattgagtaa
- the LOC140665394 gene encoding very long chain fatty acid elongase 7 isoform X1, with amino-acid sequence MSTDIFKLESQCEKNFANLSSKNMEIMNIYHYLIEEISDPRVSDWLFMSNPLSIALISLAYLSFVLYFGPRYMKNRKPYALKKTMICYNISVAIANLVIFYGMARWVWWILILKITELADTVIFILRKKYNQTSFLHIYHHTITLFLAWISCKYAPGGMWTFIMLPNCAVHVIMYMYYFCACLGPEMQNIVTPWKKYMTRLQLIQFAIMVAHTFQALLPSCEPARKPLAYIYMSQIAIMFYMFLDYYRKSYLRKKIE; translated from the exons ATGTcgacagatatttttaaattggaaTCACaatgtgagaaaaattttgcaaatcttTCTTCGAAG AATATGGAAATTATGAACATTTATCACTATCTCATCGAAGAAATTTCGG ATCCTAGAGTTTCTGATTGGCTGTTTATGTCAAATCCGCTTAGTATAGCACTAATTTCACTCGcttatttatcttttgtaCTTTATTTTGGACCACGTTACATGAAGAACAGAAAACCTTACGCGCTTAAAAAGACTATGATTTGTTACAATATTTCTGTCGCAATTGCAAatcttgttatattttatggt atggCTCGATGGGTATGGTggattttaattctaaaaatcacCGAGCTTGCAGATACCGTAATTTTTAtccttagaaaaaaatataatcaaacgTCATTTCTTCACATATATCATCATACAATTACTCTTTTTTTGGCGTGGATCTCTTGTAAATATGCACCTG GTGGCATGTGGACCTTTATAATGTTACCTAATTGCGCCGTGCACGTAATCATGTACATGTATTATTTCTGTGCTTGTTTGGGGCCcgaaatgcaaaatatagtCACTCCTTGGAAGAAATATATGACACGTTTGCAACTG atCCAATTTGCTATCATGGTGGCCCATACGTTCCAAGCACTTCTACCATCCTGCGAGCCAGCGCGGAAACCATTAGCATACATTTACATGTCTCAAATTGCCATTATGTTCTATATGTTCTTAGACTATTATAGGAAGTCGtacttgagaaaaaaaattgagtaa
- the LOC140665394 gene encoding very long chain fatty acid elongase 7 isoform X2, with amino-acid sequence MSTDIFKLESQCEKNFANLSSKNMEIMNIYHYLIEEISDPRVSDWLFMSNPLSIALISLAYLSFVLYFGPRYMKNRKPYALKKTMICYNISVAIANLVIFYGMARWVWWILILKITELADTVIFILRKKYNQTSFLHIYHHTITLFLAWISCKYAPGGMWTFIMLPNCAVHVIMYMYYFCACLGPEMQNIVTPWKKYMTRLQLYSRFMRAYEKAFCVICSYMRTSLWLQRFP; translated from the exons ATGTcgacagatatttttaaattggaaTCACaatgtgagaaaaattttgcaaatcttTCTTCGAAG AATATGGAAATTATGAACATTTATCACTATCTCATCGAAGAAATTTCGG ATCCTAGAGTTTCTGATTGGCTGTTTATGTCAAATCCGCTTAGTATAGCACTAATTTCACTCGcttatttatcttttgtaCTTTATTTTGGACCACGTTACATGAAGAACAGAAAACCTTACGCGCTTAAAAAGACTATGATTTGTTACAATATTTCTGTCGCAATTGCAAatcttgttatattttatggt atggCTCGATGGGTATGGTggattttaattctaaaaatcacCGAGCTTGCAGATACCGTAATTTTTAtccttagaaaaaaatataatcaaacgTCATTTCTTCACATATATCATCATACAATTACTCTTTTTTTGGCGTGGATCTCTTGTAAATATGCACCTG GTGGCATGTGGACCTTTATAATGTTACCTAATTGCGCCGTGCACGTAATCATGTACATGTATTATTTCTGTGCTTGTTTGGGGCCcgaaatgcaaaatatagtCACTCCTTGGAAGAAATATATGACACGTTTGCAACTG TATTCCAGATTCATGCGAGCATACGAGAAAGCGTTTTGCGTGATATGTTCATACATGCGAACTTCATTGTGGTTACAGCGCTTCCCATAA